One region of Clostridia bacterium genomic DNA includes:
- a CDS encoding helix-turn-helix transcriptional regulator, whose translation MKEENIQQTIGQRIRKQREFLKLSRAEFAELIGLSDYYIGQIERGERQMSLTSLLKVIDCLHTSADYLLFGQQTPLNYTAHDYQPSYQIDTQETYQEIITLLQHCTPQQLVLINKLLKILVPHLSKDH comes from the coding sequence ATGAAGGAAGAAAACATACAACAAACTATTGGACAACGCATCCGCAAACAAAGAGAATTCCTAAAACTTTCACGTGCGGAATTTGCGGAACTGATAGGGCTTTCAGATTACTATATTGGGCAAATTGAACGCGGTGAACGTCAAATGAGTCTAACTTCCCTACTTAAAGTTATAGATTGTCTTCATACTTCGGCAGACTATCTTTTATTTGGTCAACAAACCCCTCTTAATTATACTGCTCATGACTACCAACCTTCATATCAAATAGATACCCAGGAAACTTATCAAGAAATAATAACTTTATTACAACACTGCACACCACAACAATTGGTTTTAATTAATAAACTTTTAAAAATTTTAGTACCACATTTATCTAAAGATCATTAG
- a CDS encoding aspartyl-phosphate phosphatase Spo0E family protein: MKDNIERLREDLYRAAERGENYASLLAKSQKLDHYIVAYLRKQLEIKGERNDQEDS; encoded by the coding sequence ATGAAGGACAATATTGAACGTTTGCGAGAAGATCTTTACCGTGCGGCAGAGCGTGGGGAAAATTATGCTTCACTTTTGGCTAAAAGTCAAAAGTTAGATCACTATATTGTCGCTTATTTACGAAAACAATTAGAGATAAAAGGGGAGAGGAACGATCAAGAGGACAGTTAA